Proteins from one Hoplias malabaricus isolate fHopMal1 chromosome 2, fHopMal1.hap1, whole genome shotgun sequence genomic window:
- the LOC136678847 gene encoding uncharacterized protein, which produces MAGSKSDWFQVGVGLHQGCLLSPVLFIIFMDRIYRCSQVAEGVRFGGLRIPCLVFADDVVFLASSSRDLQLLLDQFAAECEAVGMRISTSKSESMVLSRKRVECSLQVGSETLPQVEEFKYLGVLFTTVCGVSAYTSYRYIFVNENKNWTEAQSYCRQNYTDLATINNMEEMKNLNTTLKDKTTSSVWIGLNRGNTGRWLWSLADGDKLVLVNLTLTWTDALRYCKENHTDLVSVHSKEVQFWVMEVAQKASTDHVWLGIRHSSIFEIWFWINGESICYQNWAPGNGTGGEDCGSVERCGAVESCGRQQWASLPETQQLNFICTNY; this is translated from the exons atggctggcagtaagtccgactggtttcaagtcggagttggactccatcagggctgccTGTTGTccccggttctgttcataatttttatggacagaatttatcggtgtagccaagtggcggaaggtgtccggtttggtggtctcaggattccatgtctggtttttgcggatgatgtggtcttttTGGCTTCATcaagccgggacctccagctcttgctggaccagtttgcagccgagtgtgaagcggtagggatgaggatcagcacctccaagtccgagtccatggtactcagtcggaaaagggtggagtgctctctccaggtagGAAGTGAGaccctgcctcaagtggaggagtttaaataccttggggtcttgttcacaa ctgtgtgtggggTATCTGCATACACTTCGTATCGGTACATTTTTGTGAATGAGAATAAAAACTGGACTGAAGCTCAGAGCTACTGCAGACAGAACTACACTGATCTGGCCACCAtcaacaacatggaggagatgaAGAACCTGAACACGACTCTCAAAGATAAAACTACCAGCTCAGTGTGGATCGGTCTAAACAGAGGGAACACTGGGAGATGGCTGTGGTCTCTGGCTGATGGAG ATAAACTTGTGCTGGTGAATTTGACTCTGACCTGGACAGATGCTCTGAGATACTGCAAGGAGAACCACACCGACTTAGTGTCAGTTCACTCTAAGGAGGTCCAATTCTGGGTGATGGAGGTGGCTCAGAAAGCCTCCACTGATCACGTTTGGTTGGGGATACGTCACTCCTCCATCTTCGAAATCTGGTTCTGGATTAATGGAGAGTCCATCTGCTACCAGAACTGGGCTCCAGGGAACGGGACCGGGGGAGAAGACTGTGGTTCTGTAGAGAGATGTGGAGCGGTGGAATCATGTGGAAGACAGCAGTGGGCCAGTCTTCCTGAGACCCAGCAGCTCAACTTCATCTGCACCAACTACTGA